Genomic segment of Desulfuromonadaceae bacterium:
CGCCGCAGGTGCGGAATAAAATCTGTCCGGAAAAGATCAGTGGTGCGCGCTGGCTTGAAGTGATCGAAACCGTGCATCGCTGCGGGCTGAAAACCAATGCCACGATGCTTTTCGGTCATCTCGAAACCCCTGCCGACCGGGTTGATCATCTCGCCCGATTGCGTCAGTTGCAGGATCTCAGCGGCGGATTTCAGGCGTTTATCCCGCTGGCTTTTCAGCCGGACAATACCCGCGTGCCCGGTGCCACGGGAGTCGGCGGGATCGATGCCCTGAAAACCCTGGCAATCAGTCGCATCTACCTCGACAACTTTCAGCATATCAAGGCCTACTGGGTGATGCTCGGTCTGAAGATTGCGCAAGTGTCGCTGTGCTTCGGTGTTAACGATCTGGACGGCACGGTGGTCGAGGAGAAAATCGGCCACGACGCCGGAGCCGATTCGCCGCAGCAACTCGACAAAGAACAACTGTGCGCCCTGATCCGCAAGGCGGGCAAGGTTCCGGTGGAGCGGGATACGTTGTATCGGGAAATACAGGAGTATTGATATGAATAATTTAGATGATGCCTTGGGCATGGTGCCTTTTCCGCTGATTTTTCCAGAAGTCGAAGAAAAAATGTTAGGGATTTCACTGCTCCGAAAAGTCGGCAAACTGAAAGCGGGAGAATATCACTTCATCGAGGCCTATTGTGTTGAGGAGGGTTGTGATTGCCGCCGAACAGCGATTTTTGTCTGCAACGCCAAGGGAAAAATTGTCGCCACGATCGACTTTGGATTCGATCCCGACCACCCGTTGTCCGGGCCGTTTCTCAATGAGAATCAGAAACAACTGGCCGGGGCCAAGGAGTTGCTGGAAATCTTCGTTGCCGAGATCAACAACAACCCCGATTGGCTGAAGAGGATGTATAAACGGTATAAACAGGTACGCAAGGAAGTTGATGGTAAAACGTATCGCGGCAAAGCCTTTCCGAAACCGGGACTGGTGCCGCGTTCGCATACACTCCCCCCTGCCGACGAAGACCTTTTTGCGAATTTTAAACTGCTGCTTGAGGCTGCGGTGAAATCCCCGCCAATTTCCAATAAACAATTGAAGAGGAATAAAGGGGCGCGGGGTCAACGGCTCACCGAACCCCGCCCTGCTGCGAAAAATATGACGGAATGGGTTGATTTTTTCCTGCAGAATCAGCAGGATTCGTTCAGCGGGTATGATTTCAGAAAGGCAGAGCTGCAACGTTTTTTGCTTGCCTACGACCGGGCTGAGGATGAACTGGCCAAACTTATCGTTGAGCTGTACATGCGCGAAGATGACGCACGACTGGATGAGGCGCTGGCTGTCTTAACCGATGTGTGTGATATCCTGCGCACGGATCTGGAACGACGTCGTCCCGATGCAATGCGCCGGATTGAAACCTGGCAGGCGGCTCTTGCTCGACATGTCTATGCCGAGAGTGTCGACATGGAACTGGGAGCCATGGTCACTCAGGTGTTGCTGGATACCCGGATCGAAATTTTGCCGCTGTTGCACCAGGCCAACAGCGAGCGAATGCTGGTAAAAATTGACCATGATCCGGAATTCGTAGCGGACCCCGAGCTGGGCATGCGTGAGTTGCTCAGTGCGCTTGAAGAGCACGAAAGCGGCAGTCCTTTTGAACTGCTCGACGCTGTGCTGCAAATGATGCTGGTTGGTGACAGCGATGTGCAGGTGATACTGTGCCGGCATATGCTTGAAGTAGAACATCCGGTGATTCGGGAAATGGCGGCCTTGATGCTGTTTCATCCTGTCGCCGAGGTGCGGAGCGGCGTGGCCCGACAGTTGGCGGAGGTTGAGGGGCGCTTCCTGACCCCGGAAACTTTGCGCCGCCTGATTGTCGCTCGCAACTGGTTCCCCGAGGAGCTGCGCAAGCAGATTGACCAGACCGTGACCAATGCCCGCCGCGCGCGCGTGGAGTGTGCGCCGCTGCCGCCACGGCGCGGCACGGTTGTCTATGCGTCCGGTGTCGATGGCGCCATGGCACAGACCTTTCAGGTGATGATTCCCGAAGGAAAGGGCTTTCTGTGCTGTGCAATCATGCCCAAACGGGGTGCCGGGGTCGCCGATGCCTTTTTTATCCCTTTGGCAAACAAACGTGAGCGCAACAATTTTATTGAGATGCTGAAGGCAGAAACCGGAGCCCACGAATCGACGTCAGACTATCTTGACAGACGGATCTGTCAGGCGTTGGCCGATGGTGCCGAACATGGAAAGGTTCCCAGCCACTGGCTGGCTGCGATCGCCGAACAACTCGGCTGTGCCCAGTGGAAAGCGGTGCCGCTCGACGTGATGGCTGAATTGAAAAGTTTACGCAACGCGCTGGAAAGTTGCGGGGCGCGTTATGTGACCGAGCGTTACCGGGAACAGGCGTTCATTGCCTCGGCATCCTGGCTTGTGCAACAAACGTTTGCCTATTCCTGGTTTGAGGACGATGTTGACGTTGACAAGATTGTGCAAAAGACGCAAGGCAGGAAGAGGCAAATCGACCCGGAGCGGTGTATTGACGCGATCTTGTTTAAAATTCTTCAGCCGCGTCGCAAGCAATGGCTGGAACGTCTGGTGCTGACAACCCGGTGGTTAAAGTCGATCAAAAAGCCGCCGGTTCCCTGGGAGCAGATGTTTCTCGTGACCGAGGCGCTGGCCGATGAGACGGTGGCTATCGAAGACATTCCGCTGATGGATGTCATCGCCGCCGAGAGCTTTGCAGCGTATCTCGGTCGGCGGGAGGAGGGGCGATAAGCATGCTGCGACTGAGAGAGCTGGAAAAACAAGAGATTATCCGTTATTTGGATTCGAATAAAGAATTTCCGGAAAAGTACCGCTTTTTACTCTTCGACGACAAGCGCGAGGTGGAGCTGGTCTGGAACGGCAAGCGCGAGATCATCCGCCTTCGCTCCAAAGGAGCTTCGGCGGACGAGTCCGGTGAGGATATTGACGGAGAATGGCAGGAGCAGTGGACCGGCGATTACGTCTTCGAGAACGAGTGGCAATCCTTCCGCACCAAGAAGGACCGTTCTCTGGAGCTGATCAGCGTCGCCCACGAATGCCCGCCGGGCCGGCGCAAGATCGCGGTGAAGGTGGTCGATATCTTCGGCAACGACACTATGACCATTGTCGAGGTTTCGGTATGACAAACGAAACTTACCTGTCTGTATTTGAAGTTGTTGGTAGCCATTTGTGCTTTTCTTCCGCCGATGGACAGAAAGTTTATGATCGCCTTGTTGCAGGAGTGAGGACCGGCCGGAGGGTCGTGCTATCCTTCTGCAAAATTTCGACGCTCACGCCTGCTTTCTTGAATGCGGCGATTGGTCAGCTGTATGGGGAGTTCAGCGAAGAAAAAATTTGTTCCGCGCTGAAATTTGTAGATATAGATCGCATCGATCTGGAGCTGGTGAAGCACGTAACTGAAAATGCCAAGCAGTATTTTGCCATCACAAGGGGGCTCTGATGGGAAAAGGCCAAAAAATTGAAGTGCTGGCAACGGAAATTAATATCGTTTCGATCAATGAGCAGGATTACATTTCGCTGACCGATATGCTCAAGGCCAAAGACGGGGATTTTTTCATCTCCGATTGGCTACGCAATCGTAACACCGTTGAGTTTCTTGGTATTTGGGAGTCGGTCCACAATCCGGGTTTTAATTATGGCGAATTCGCCACAATTAAAAGTCAGGCCGGTCTTAACAGCTACAAAATCAGCGTCAAGGAATGGGTTGCCAAAACCAATGCGATTGGTCTGATAGCCAAAGCCGGCCGTTATGGCGGCACATATGCCCACAAAGACTTGGCTTTCGAATTCGGGATGTGGATTAGTCCGGAATTCAAGATTTACCTGATTAAAGAATTTCAGCGACTCAAAGAAATTGAGCAGGCGCAACTCGGATGGGACATCCGGCGCAATCTGACCAAGATCAACTACCGCATTCATACCGACGCCATCCAGACCAACCTGATCCCGCCCGAGCTGGACGTCAAACAGGTGAGCCTGATTTACGCCAGCGAAGCGGACGTCCTCAACATGGCCCTCTTTGGCATGACCGCCCGGCAGTGGCGTGATGCCAATCCCGACGAAAAGGCGAACATCCGCGATTTTGCCAACGCAGCGCAACTGGTCTGCCTGGCCAACCTGGAGACTTTGAATGCGTTATTCCTCCACGAGGGGTTGGATCAATCGACACGTATGGCCAAGCTGAATCGCATCGCCATCCAACAAATGAAATTGCTGACCGAAGAGCGTGGCGTCAAGCGCATGGAGAAAAAATAAACCATGGCCCTGCATCCGGATTTTCCCGATTCCCCGCACGCGATTCTCAATCCCGAGGTCCGCTGGTTCCCGGCCGACGAGGCGCTACGTGAAACCGGCATGGACAAGCTGATGCCGCCGCTGGTCTCGCAGCTGCGGCGCAAGGTGAAGGAGTTTCGCGACGGGGGGTACGTCGGTGCGACCGAGACCAGTAAATGCCTGCTCAACTGGTGGTTCAAGGAGCCTCATTTGCAGGAGTGGTTTGATGGCACGATGATCGAGATCAAGGGGGAGGTGGACGACGAGGGTTTCAAAAAATACGGCCCCAAAAACTTTCGTCAGGTTTTGGAAGGATTCAAGGCATACCAGGAATGATACTGACCGATTTGCAAAAAAAAGTTGAAGAGGGAGGCATTCTCAGCCGCGCCGAGGCGCTCTGGCTGTTGACCGAAGCTGATCTGCTTCAGGTTGGTAAATTGGCCGACGCGATCCGCCGCAAGAAACATCCGCATAACCGGGTGACGTTTGTGGTCGATCGCAATGTCAATTACACCAACGTTTGTGAGTCGCAGTGTAAATTTTGTGCGTTCTATCGCGACGCCGCTGCTGCGGATGCCTATGTGCTGTCATACGAAGAAATTTTTCACAAAATTCAGGAACTGGTTGATCATGGCGGCACCCAACTGTTGATGCAGGGAGGGCTGCATCCCGAGCTGAAAATCGGTTGGTTCGAGGCGTTGTTTCGCGAGATTCGACAGCGCTTTCCGCAGGTGCAGATTCATTCCCTTTCGCCCGCCGAGGTGATTCATGTCGCCCGTCTGTCGGAGCTGTCGATGCCGGAGTGCCTGCGGCGCTTGCAGGTTGCCGGCCTTGCTTCGGTGCCGGGGGGTGGTGCGGAGGTGTTGGTCGATGCGGTGCGCAAGGAGATTTCACCGAACAAGATTGGCTGGCGCGACTGGGCTGCGGTGATGGAGGAAGCGCACCGCTTGGGGATGCGTACCACCGCGACGATGATGTTCGGTTCTAAAGAGCAGCCAGAGGATATTGTCGAACATCTCTTCCGGGTGCGCGAGATTCAGGAAAAGACCGGCGGCTTTACCGCTTTTATTCCGTGGACTTTTCAGCCGGATAATACTGAACTGGGGGGCGAAACGGCGAGCGGGGTGGACTATCTCAAGGTGCTGGCATTGTCACGGATCGTGCTCGATAATATCGATAATATTCAGGCGAGTTGGGTGACACAAGGGGCGATGATGGCGCAGGTAGCGCTCTTTTTTGGCGCCAACGACCTGGGGGGGACGATGCTCGAAGAAAACGTCGTTGCCGCCGCCGGGGTGAAGTTTCGCATGACGCAAGACGAGGTCGTCGAACTGGCGCGAGGAGCGGGGTTTACCCCGGCGAAAAGGAATACTGCTTACGCGATCCTGGAAGAGTATTAACTTTCATTTTACTCTGTGCTCGCCGGTTCGCCGGAGACCACAGGGATGAGGCTCGCTTCGTGTCCTTCGCGGTGAAAAATGACGCTTTACCCACCGAAACGCTTCAGCACCTCCGCCGGGGCAGGCGCGAAATGAGAAAACTCCATGGTGAATGTGCCTCGACCTTGAGTGGCGCTGCGCAGTTCGGTCATGAAACCGAACATCTCCGCCAGCGGTGCCTGGGCACGGATGATTTCACTGCCGCTGTGCGCAGACATCCCTTCAACCAGTCCCCGCTTACGTTGAATCGTGCCAAGAACCTTTCCCGCGTGATCGCCTGGAATCGTTAATTCAAGCTCCATCAGTGGTTCGAGTAACGTTGGTTTGCCGATCTCTGCGGCGTGGCGTATCACTCGCTGGGCAGCCGCCCGTAAACCAAAGGCGTTGAACTCCCCCGATCGGTAAGGACATGCAACAACGGTGATTTCAAGATCGGTGACCGGGTAACCGAAACGAACCCCTCCCTGAAGCGCCTGTTTGAGTGTGCTCGCCAGCACTTCGCGTAAATTCTCAGGCAACGCTTCAGCGTCTGACGCGGTCGGCAGGACGATCTGCAACCCGCTACCGTTGGCGGTTGGCGTCAAGCGTAATGCAAGCTCCACCCGTTGCAGTTTCCCTTCAATCTCCTGTTCAACAGATTCCTGCCGCTCGACGGCAACGGTTAAAGCTTCACGATAGATCACCCGGGGGTTTCCGGTGCGCACGGCGACACCGAATTCGTGTTCCAGCCGATGGACAATGATTTCCAGGTGCAACTCCCCCATCCCGGTCAAGACTGTTTGCCCGGTCTCTTCATCCTCAATCGCCCGGAACGTAGGGTCTTCCCACTGAAGCTTGTCCAGCGCCAGGGGGAGCTTCTCGCGATCCTCGATGCGCATTGCCTCCACCGCAACCGACACCATCGGTTCGGGGGCGGTCAGGCCAGGGAGGAGGAGAGGGGTTTCAATGGTGCTGAGGGTGTCTCCGGTCAGCACATGTTTCAACCCGGCCACCGCGACGACGTCACCGGCAATGGCGTCGTCAAGGCGTTCTCGCTTGTGAGCATGCATGCGAAAGAGCCGGGCAGCTTTTTCGTTGCTGGTGCGATTGACATTGTAGACACTGTCGCCGGCGCGGAGGGTGCCGGAATAGATGCGCAGATAGGTCAGTTTGCGCCCTTCATCTGCCTGCACTTTGAACGCCAGACCGCAGAACGGCGCTTGCGGGTCGGCTTCAAGCACCGTCTTTATGGTGCCGTCGGGAGATTGAGCGGTGATCGCCGGGAGATCGGTCGGTGCGGGAAGGTAATCGATGACGGCATCAAGGAGCGGCTGGATGCCTTTGTTGCGCAGCGCGGAACCGAGTAAGGTCGGAAATATGCGGCAGGCGAGGGTCCCGCGACGCAGTGCTGCTTTCAGTTGATCAGCTGCAATCTCTTCGCCAGCGAGGTAGCTGCAGAGCAGCTGGTCGTCAAAATCCGCTGCTATTTCAACCAGCTGGTCACGGGCAACATCGACGGCGGCGACCAGCTCCGCAGGAACATTGGTGGCGGTGACCGTCGCCCCCAGATCGTCCG
This window contains:
- the mqnE gene encoding aminofutalosine synthase MqnE, encoding MTSLLDTVRIKIDAGARISDAEALALFACNDLLAIGTLAAQANRRKNGDKVYFNVNRHINYTNLCVNRCTFCAFSKEVDDEGCYTLTLTDILAKAAEAQRAGATELHMVGGLHPALPFDFYLEMLAAIKADNPGLHLKAFTAVEIDYFAQLTGQPLEQVILELKEAGMESLPGGGAEIFAPQVRNKICPEKISGARWLEVIETVHRCGLKTNATMLFGHLETPADRVDHLARLRQLQDLSGGFQAFIPLAFQPDNTRVPGATGVGGIDALKTLAISRIYLDNFQHIKAYWVMLGLKIAQVSLCFGVNDLDGTVVEEKIGHDAGADSPQQLDKEQLCALIRKAGKVPVERDTLYREIQEY
- a CDS encoding KilA-N domain-containing protein translates to MGKGQKIEVLATEINIVSINEQDYISLTDMLKAKDGDFFISDWLRNRNTVEFLGIWESVHNPGFNYGEFATIKSQAGLNSYKISVKEWVAKTNAIGLIAKAGRYGGTYAHKDLAFEFGMWISPEFKIYLIKEFQRLKEIEQAQLGWDIRRNLTKINYRIHTDAIQTNLIPPELDVKQVSLIYASEADVLNMALFGMTARQWRDANPDEKANIRDFANAAQLVCLANLETLNALFLHEGLDQSTRMAKLNRIAIQQMKLLTEERGVKRMEKK
- a CDS encoding STAS-like domain-containing protein, which translates into the protein MTNETYLSVFEVVGSHLCFSSADGQKVYDRLVAGVRTGRRVVLSFCKISTLTPAFLNAAIGQLYGEFSEEKICSALKFVDIDRIDLELVKHVTENAKQYFAITRGL
- the fusA gene encoding elongation factor G, translating into MNHPPRNKIRNIGIISHIDAGKTTVSERCLFYSGEIHQLGEVHDGAATMDWMEQEQERGITITATATACHWRDVTINIIDTPGHIDFTIEVERSLRVLDGAVMIFSAVEGVQPQSESVWRQADRYQVPRICLINKMDRLGADHCHTLAEIEDQLAARPALLQLPYGEENAFSGVIDVIEKRLVRFFADDLGATVTATNVPAELVAAVDVARDQLVEIAADFDDQLLCSYLAGEEIAADQLKAALRRGTLACRIFPTLLGSALRNKGIQPLLDAVIDYLPAPTDLPAITAQSPDGTIKTVLEADPQAPFCGLAFKVQADEGRKLTYLRIYSGTLRAGDSVYNVNRTSNEKAARLFRMHAHKRERLDDAIAGDVVAVAGLKHVLTGDTLSTIETPLLLPGLTAPEPMVSVAVEAMRIEDREKLPLALDKLQWEDPTFRAIEDEETGQTVLTGMGELHLEIIVHRLEHEFGVAVRTGNPRVIYREALTVAVERQESVEQEIEGKLQRVELALRLTPTANGSGLQIVLPTASDAEALPENLREVLASTLKQALQGGVRFGYPVTDLEITVVACPYRSGEFNAFGLRAAAQRVIRHAAEIGKPTLLEPLMELELTIPGDHAGKVLGTIQRKRGLVEGMSAHSGSEIIRAQAPLAEMFGFMTELRSATQGRGTFTMEFSHFAPAPAEVLKRFGG
- the mqnC gene encoding dehypoxanthine futalosine cyclase, with product MILTDLQKKVEEGGILSRAEALWLLTEADLLQVGKLADAIRRKKHPHNRVTFVVDRNVNYTNVCESQCKFCAFYRDAAAADAYVLSYEEIFHKIQELVDHGGTQLLMQGGLHPELKIGWFEALFREIRQRFPQVQIHSLSPAEVIHVARLSELSMPECLRRLQVAGLASVPGGGAEVLVDAVRKEISPNKIGWRDWAAVMEEAHRLGMRTTATMMFGSKEQPEDIVEHLFRVREIQEKTGGFTAFIPWTFQPDNTELGGETASGVDYLKVLALSRIVLDNIDNIQASWVTQGAMMAQVALFFGANDLGGTMLEENVVAAAGVKFRMTQDEVVELARGAGFTPAKRNTAYAILEEY